In a single window of the Nodularia spumigena CCY9414 genome:
- a CDS encoding alpha/beta fold hydrolase, producing MTGTTQQLPLATLEKLVWTWQGYKIQYTVMGTGRPLVLVHGFGASIGHWRKNIPVLANAGYRVFALDLLGFGGSDKAAIDYTVEVWVELLKDFWAEHIQEPAVFIGNSIGALLSLMVLAEHPEITAGGVLINSAGGLSHRPHELNPPLRMVMGAFNRFVRSPITGKFVYNRIRQKSQIRRTLYQVYRNREAVTDELIDILYTPSCDPGAQQVFASILTAPPGPTPEELLPKIQRPLLVIWGADDPWTPITGAKIYEQACDHGKDIKIVPIPNAGHCPHDEVPEVVNAQIVAWLGQNS from the coding sequence ATGACCGGAACTACACAGCAGCTACCTTTAGCAACCTTAGAAAAACTGGTTTGGACTTGGCAAGGTTACAAAATTCAATATACCGTCATGGGTACAGGTCGCCCCTTGGTACTGGTTCACGGCTTTGGTGCTTCTATTGGACACTGGCGGAAAAATATCCCTGTTTTAGCCAACGCAGGCTATCGGGTTTTTGCTTTGGATCTTTTGGGGTTCGGTGGTTCAGATAAAGCAGCAATTGATTATACTGTAGAAGTCTGGGTAGAACTGCTGAAAGATTTTTGGGCAGAACACATCCAAGAACCTGCGGTATTTATCGGTAATTCCATTGGTGCGCTTTTAAGCTTGATGGTGCTGGCTGAACATCCAGAAATTACGGCTGGTGGTGTTTTAATTAACTCGGCTGGTGGTTTGAGTCATCGTCCCCATGAGTTAAACCCACCTTTACGGATGGTGATGGGAGCTTTTAACAGATTTGTGCGATCGCCTATTACAGGTAAATTTGTTTATAATCGCATTCGTCAAAAATCCCAAATTCGTCGCACCCTATACCAAGTTTATCGCAACCGTGAAGCCGTCACAGATGAACTAATCGATATTCTTTATACTCCATCTTGTGACCCCGGAGCGCAGCAAGTCTTCGCCTCCATCCTCACAGCCCCTCCTGGCCCTACTCCAGAGGAACTATTGCCCAAAATCCAACGTCCTTTATTAGTAATATGGGGTGCTGATGATCCTTGGACACCAATTACCGGAGCCAAGATTTATGAACAGGCGTGTGATCATGGCAAAGATATCAAGATTGTTCCCATTCCTAACGCGGGTCATTGTCCCCACGATGAAGTTCCAGAGGTTGTTAACGCCCAAATTGTTGCTTGGTTGGGGCAGAATTCATAA
- a CDS encoding UDP-glucuronic acid decarboxylase family protein: MRILVTGGAGFIGSHLIDRLIPAGHEVICLDNFYTGHKRNILKWMNNPNFELIRHDITEPIRLEVDQIYHLACPASPVHYQYNPVKTVKTNVMGTMNMLGLAKRVKARFFLASTSEVYGDPEVHPQPEEYRGSVNPIGIRSCYDEGKRIAETLAFDYYRQNKVEIRVARIFNTYGPRMLENDGRVVSNFIVQALQGNPLTVYGDGSQTRSFCYVSDLVEGFIRLMNGDYVGPVNLGNPGEYTILELAQAVQNMVNPDAKIKYESLPSDDPRRRQPDITKAKTLLNWEPTIGLQEGLKLTVEDFRKRMTSDT; this comes from the coding sequence ATGAGAATTTTGGTAACGGGCGGTGCTGGGTTCATTGGTTCCCATCTGATTGACAGATTAATACCAGCAGGACATGAGGTAATTTGCTTAGATAACTTTTACACAGGTCATAAACGCAATATCCTCAAATGGATGAATAATCCCAACTTTGAACTCATCCGCCATGACATCACAGAACCAATTCGCTTAGAAGTAGATCAAATTTATCATCTAGCCTGTCCAGCTTCTCCTGTACATTACCAGTACAACCCCGTTAAAACCGTTAAAACTAACGTTATGGGGACAATGAATATGTTGGGACTAGCTAAACGCGTTAAGGCGAGGTTCTTTTTAGCCTCAACCAGCGAAGTTTATGGTGATCCTGAAGTTCATCCCCAACCAGAAGAGTATCGGGGTAGTGTTAATCCTATCGGCATCCGTTCATGTTATGACGAAGGCAAACGCATTGCGGAAACTTTGGCTTTTGATTACTACAGACAAAATAAAGTCGAAATTCGGGTGGCGCGGATTTTCAATACCTACGGACCGAGAATGTTAGAAAACGATGGTCGGGTAGTGAGTAATTTCATCGTTCAAGCGTTACAGGGTAATCCTTTAACTGTTTATGGTGATGGTTCGCAAACTCGCAGTTTCTGTTACGTTTCTGACTTGGTAGAAGGGTTTATACGCCTAATGAATGGCGACTATGTTGGCCCAGTGAATTTGGGAAATCCTGGGGAATACACAATTTTGGAATTGGCGCAAGCTGTACAAAACATGGTGAACCCGGACGCAAAAATTAAGTACGAGTCATTACCATCTGATGATCCGCGTCGTCGTCAGCCTGATATTACTAAAGCTAAAACCTTGTTAAATTGGGAACCTACCATTGGGCTACAAGAAGGGTTAAAACTGACAGTAGAAGATTTCCGTAAGCGGATGACAAGCGATACCTAG
- a CDS encoding DUF2993 domain-containing protein, whose amino-acid sequence MFGGLTGLKDSQGTDWGERMLNTVASQTIRHLFTQSESVEVFVRCYPSSKLLQGSIDSFKMSGTGLVIRKDFLVEEMSFETDAVAIDFGGVMSGKLNLKQPTQAIANVILSEAGINQAFNAKLVTQHLVNLTVPSLTAISGGTPVSFTDIQVELLAANHLRILAKADLNNGEIIPLSIVMSVAVERRRRISFKNPQIELDSIPEAQRETSQTLSMALAEILDNMVDLDRFDLDGVKLRLNRLETEGKNLIFSGYAEIERIPRNA is encoded by the coding sequence ATGTTCGGCGGACTTACTGGTTTAAAAGATTCTCAAGGCACAGATTGGGGAGAGCGAATGCTAAACACAGTCGCCAGCCAAACGATTCGCCACTTGTTTACCCAAAGCGAGTCAGTAGAAGTCTTTGTGCGCTGCTATCCCTCCAGCAAACTGTTGCAAGGCAGCATTGATAGCTTTAAGATGAGCGGTACTGGGTTGGTGATTCGTAAAGATTTTTTGGTCGAGGAAATGTCCTTTGAAACCGATGCGGTTGCTATTGACTTCGGTGGGGTTATGAGTGGTAAGCTCAACCTCAAGCAACCCACCCAAGCGATCGCTAATGTCATCTTATCCGAAGCGGGCATTAACCAAGCCTTCAATGCCAAACTGGTGACACAGCACCTGGTTAACCTCACAGTACCTTCCTTGACTGCAATATCCGGGGGTACACCAGTTTCCTTTACCGATATTCAAGTAGAACTTTTAGCAGCAAATCACCTGCGGATTTTAGCGAAAGCAGATTTAAATAATGGCGAAATCATCCCACTGAGCATAGTCATGAGTGTAGCTGTAGAACGACGGCGACGGATTTCCTTTAAAAACCCCCAAATTGAGCTTGACTCAATACCAGAAGCACAACGGGAAACCTCCCAAACATTGAGTATGGCGCTGGCGGAAATTTTAGATAATATGGTTGACTTGGATCGCTTTGACCTTGATGGTGTGAAATTGCGACTGAATCGTTTAGAAACTGAAGGAAAAAATTTAATTTTCAGTGGTTATGCGGAAATAGAGCGTATCCCTCGTAACGCTTAA
- the recG gene encoding ATP-dependent DNA helicase RecG encodes MTNDTPDWVRLQKALAIEADKGFTDLIGKQYRFSEFLCLTFGKFPTALPSVERGRWQELAAKFANYPHLEESERQHLVAETRRYLYQLQQEPKESSTEKSQIYQRQNSQPKSPIVAEVSRRLAPKIDQKLSDLPEIGPRQADKLAALNLLTVRDLLYYYPRDHIDYARQVNIGELQGGETVTIIANVKRCNCFTSPKNKKLSILELVLKDNTGEIKITRFSAGARFASRGWQEGLKRRYPVGSILAACGLVKESKYGLTLDNPELEVLAHPGDAIDSLTIGRVVPIYALTEGVMATMVRQAITAALPATVHLKDPLPKGLRTKYNLMELKDAIANIHFPDESATLQAARRRLVFDEFFYLQLGLLQRQHQARQIQTSAILAPKGQLVEKFSEILPFELTGAQQRVLNDILTDLEKSTPMNRLIQGDVGSGKTVVAVIAILAAIQSGYQAALMAPTEVLAEQHYRKLVSWFNLLHLPVELLTGSTKVAKRREIHSQLVTGELPLLVGTHALIQDTVNFNQLGLVVIDEQHRFGVKQRALLQQKGDQPHVLTMTATPIPRTLALTIHGDMNVSQIDELPPGRQKIQTTMLTGKQRTEAYDLMRREIAQGRQVYIVLPLVEESEKLDLRSAVEEHQKLQESIFPDFQVGLLHGRMSSADKDEAITKFRDNHTQILVSTTVVEVGVDVPNATVMLIENAERFGLSQLHQLRGRVGRGAAQSYCLLMSSSKSADAQQRLKVLEQSQDGFFISEMDMRFRGPGEVLGTRQSGVADFTLASLVEDEEILLLARQVAEKVIEMDATLERWVLMKAELKYRYERLMGGAILT; translated from the coding sequence ATGACTAATGACACACCAGATTGGGTAAGATTGCAGAAAGCCTTGGCAATAGAAGCTGACAAAGGCTTTACAGACTTAATCGGCAAACAATACCGCTTCAGTGAATTTCTCTGCTTGACTTTTGGGAAATTCCCCACAGCTTTGCCCTCAGTAGAACGTGGCCGTTGGCAAGAACTAGCGGCGAAATTTGCTAACTATCCCCATCTGGAAGAGTCAGAAAGACAGCATTTAGTCGCTGAAACTCGGAGGTATCTTTACCAACTACAGCAAGAACCAAAAGAAAGTAGCACAGAGAAATCACAAATATACCAACGCCAAAATTCTCAACCGAAATCGCCCATTGTGGCGGAAGTGAGTCGGAGGTTAGCGCCAAAGATTGATCAAAAACTCAGCGATTTACCAGAAATCGGCCCTCGTCAGGCTGATAAATTAGCGGCGCTGAATTTGCTTACTGTGCGTGATTTGCTTTACTACTATCCCCGTGATCATATTGACTATGCGCGTCAGGTGAATATTGGGGAATTGCAGGGGGGTGAAACGGTGACAATCATTGCTAATGTCAAGCGTTGTAACTGTTTTACTAGCCCCAAAAATAAGAAATTATCGATTTTAGAATTAGTTCTCAAAGATAATACTGGTGAAATTAAAATTACCCGTTTTTCTGCGGGGGCGCGTTTTGCTAGTCGCGGTTGGCAAGAAGGTTTAAAACGCCGTTACCCTGTGGGTAGTATTTTGGCAGCTTGTGGGTTGGTGAAAGAAAGTAAATATGGCTTGACTCTGGATAACCCGGAACTTGAGGTTTTAGCACATCCAGGAGATGCTATTGATTCTTTGACTATTGGTCGGGTTGTGCCAATTTATGCTCTAACTGAGGGTGTAATGGCAACTATGGTGAGACAGGCGATAACGGCGGCTTTACCAGCTACGGTTCACCTCAAAGATCCTTTGCCGAAAGGGTTAAGGACAAAGTATAATTTGATGGAATTGAAGGATGCGATCGCTAACATCCATTTTCCAGACGAAAGCGCCACGTTACAAGCTGCTCGTCGTCGCCTAGTCTTTGATGAATTCTTTTACCTGCAACTCGGCTTATTACAACGTCAGCACCAAGCCCGCCAAATCCAAACCAGCGCTATTCTCGCCCCTAAAGGTCAGCTAGTCGAAAAATTCTCCGAAATTCTGCCTTTTGAACTGACCGGCGCACAGCAACGAGTCCTCAACGATATTCTCACAGACTTGGAAAAATCCACCCCAATGAATCGGCTGATACAGGGCGATGTGGGTTCGGGTAAAACTGTGGTGGCTGTAATTGCGATCCTCGCCGCCATTCAATCTGGATATCAAGCAGCGTTAATGGCTCCCACCGAAGTTTTAGCAGAACAGCATTACCGCAAGTTAGTGAGTTGGTTTAACCTGTTGCATTTACCCGTGGAATTACTGACAGGTTCTACCAAAGTTGCTAAACGGCGAGAAATACATTCTCAGCTAGTCACAGGTGAATTACCTTTATTAGTGGGAACTCATGCTTTAATTCAAGACACTGTTAACTTTAACCAATTGGGGTTAGTGGTAATTGATGAACAACATCGTTTTGGGGTGAAACAAAGGGCGCTATTACAGCAAAAAGGCGACCAACCTCATGTATTAACTATGACCGCCACCCCCATTCCTCGGACGTTAGCATTAACAATACATGGGGATATGAATGTTAGCCAGATTGATGAGTTACCACCAGGACGGCAAAAAATTCAGACCACTATGTTAACAGGTAAACAACGCACTGAAGCTTACGACTTAATGCGCCGGGAAATTGCCCAAGGAAGGCAAGTTTATATAGTTTTACCTCTGGTGGAAGAATCGGAAAAATTGGACTTGCGGTCAGCCGTAGAGGAGCATCAGAAGTTACAAGAAAGTATTTTCCCTGACTTTCAAGTGGGATTGTTACACGGTCGCATGAGTTCCGCAGATAAGGATGAAGCGATTACCAAATTCCGTGATAATCACACGCAAATATTAGTTTCTACTACCGTTGTAGAAGTGGGTGTGGATGTTCCCAATGCAACGGTGATGCTGATTGAAAATGCTGAAAGATTTGGCTTATCACAACTGCATCAATTGCGTGGGCGTGTTGGTCGTGGTGCGGCTCAGTCTTACTGTTTATTAATGAGTAGTTCTAAGAGTGCTGATGCTCAACAACGGCTGAAGGTATTGGAACAATCCCAGGATGGCTTTTTTATCTCCGAAATGGATATGCGGTTTCGAGGCCCTGGGGAAGTGCTGGGAACTCGTCAATCAGGTGTAGCTGATTTTACTTTAGCCAGTTTGGTGGAAGATGAGGAAATTTTGCTGTTAGCCCGACAAGTTGCGGAGAAGGTGATCGAGATGGATGCAACTTTGGAACGTTGGGTTTTGATGAAAGCTGAGTTGAAGTATCGCTATGAACGGTTAATGGGTGGCGCGATTTTGACTTAA
- a CDS encoding cation:proton antiporter encodes MELILQVLTEPTYQVLGEEPIVTFAVLVVVILVIPILFERLRLPGLIGLVFSGVVLGPSGWNFFHTESPIISLFSNIGLLYLMFVAGLEVEIKHFRRRKKRSLGFGILTLSFPLVMGTLIGQIFNLGWNAAILMGSLLASYTLLAYPIISRLGVVKNEAVTVAMGATVFTNLSAVLILAVCIATTDTGLFSLDQLLPLLMWLSVYTMIILVGFDWAGKEFFRRCGDNEGNKFLFVLLTVFLAGVGAQFIGVETIVGAFLAGLAVNETVGEGPVREKVVFIGSVLFIPIFLVSFGLMIDLPALMTSISTLQLTLLMIVGLISSKFIAALFTKLLYRYNWGEILTMWSLSIPQMGTTLAATVVGYRSGLLPEAVLNSVVVLMVVTSLLGLWMTNHTAVALVSTAVPEVPTTSLSEEKTEAKHSPLTIVVPVYNPQTQQYLLEMAALLANQAKGKIIPLAIATAAAQMDAPELEASLRRSEWLLAKATAQSRLLGVEAEPLLRIDDAFALGISRAAREQQASLIIMGWGKRHGLRARLFGNVIDNVLWASHCPVAVTRLMDSPKKIQRILVPLENLTASSLQPVQFAQMLAEANQAQVTVLHVCMNEARGSQKIATKRTHLAELMSQLAVPHPPEIQIIAHQNAAQAILQAARLYDLVVLPFIRNRTNPGGLAISDVTTQLAGQLTCSIVMLGEPQHTQSKMSILEISHPTAAI; translated from the coding sequence ATGGAATTAATCTTACAAGTTCTCACCGAACCAACTTATCAAGTTCTGGGCGAGGAACCAATTGTTACCTTTGCTGTTTTGGTAGTGGTCATTTTAGTTATACCCATCCTCTTTGAGAGACTGAGATTACCAGGATTAATCGGCTTAGTCTTCTCTGGGGTAGTACTGGGACCATCAGGCTGGAATTTCTTCCACACAGAATCACCCATTATCAGCCTGTTCTCAAATATTGGCTTACTTTATTTGATGTTTGTCGCAGGTTTAGAAGTAGAAATCAAGCATTTCCGCCGCCGCAAAAAACGTTCCTTGGGATTTGGCATCCTTACCTTGAGTTTCCCCCTAGTCATGGGAACCTTAATCGGACAGATATTTAATTTGGGCTGGAATGCTGCGATTTTAATGGGTTCTTTGTTGGCTTCTTATACCCTTTTGGCATATCCCATTATCAGTCGTCTGGGGGTGGTCAAGAATGAAGCTGTAACTGTCGCAATGGGAGCCACGGTTTTTACCAATCTTAGCGCTGTGCTGATCTTAGCAGTTTGTATAGCTACTACTGACACTGGCCTATTCAGCTTAGATCAACTACTTCCTCTATTGATGTGGTTGAGTGTTTACACCATGATCATTTTGGTGGGATTTGATTGGGCTGGCAAAGAATTTTTCCGGCGATGTGGAGACAACGAGGGTAATAAGTTTTTGTTTGTGTTACTTACCGTGTTTCTGGCTGGGGTAGGCGCTCAATTCATTGGCGTAGAAACAATTGTCGGAGCCTTTTTAGCAGGTTTGGCGGTAAATGAAACCGTAGGTGAAGGGCCAGTTAGGGAAAAGGTGGTATTTATTGGCAGTGTCCTATTTATTCCCATTTTCTTGGTTAGTTTTGGCTTAATGATCGATTTACCTGCTTTGATGACCAGCATTAGCACCCTGCAATTAACGCTTTTGATGATCGTCGGTTTAATTAGCAGCAAATTCATCGCCGCTTTATTCACAAAACTGCTTTACCGCTACAACTGGGGGGAAATACTGACTATGTGGTCGCTATCAATACCTCAGATGGGGACAACTTTAGCAGCTACTGTAGTGGGTTATCGGTCTGGGTTGTTACCAGAGGCAGTGTTAAATAGTGTGGTTGTGTTAATGGTTGTTACCTCACTCTTAGGGCTATGGATGACCAATCACACAGCTGTGGCTTTGGTTTCCACCGCAGTTCCCGAAGTACCTACTACCAGTTTATCTGAGGAGAAGACAGAAGCAAAACACAGTCCTTTGACCATAGTTGTCCCTGTGTATAATCCTCAAACGCAGCAGTATTTGCTGGAAATGGCGGCATTATTGGCAAATCAAGCTAAAGGTAAAATTATACCATTGGCGATCGCCACTGCTGCGGCTCAAATGGATGCACCAGAGTTAGAAGCTTCTCTGCGTCGCAGTGAATGGTTACTAGCAAAAGCCACAGCACAAAGTCGATTATTGGGAGTAGAAGCAGAACCATTGCTGCGAATTGATGATGCTTTTGCTCTAGGTATTAGTAGAGCAGCTCGCGAACAACAGGCGAGTTTAATTATCATGGGTTGGGGTAAACGTCATGGGTTAAGAGCGCGTTTATTTGGCAATGTAATTGATAATGTACTTTGGGCATCTCATTGTCCAGTAGCGGTGACGCGTCTGATGGACTCACCCAAAAAAATTCAACGCATCTTAGTACCCTTAGAAAATTTAACAGCATCATCATTGCAACCTGTACAATTTGCCCAGATGCTGGCTGAGGCTAATCAAGCCCAGGTTACTGTACTCCATGTGTGCATGAATGAAGCTCGTGGTTCCCAGAAAATCGCTACCAAGCGAACGCACCTCGCCGAATTAATGTCTCAATTAGCTGTACCTCATCCCCCAGAAATTCAAATTATCGCTCATCAAAATGCTGCCCAAGCAATTTTACAGGCTGCAAGATTATATGATTTAGTAGTGTTGCCTTTTATCCGAAATCGGACAAATCCTGGTGGGTTAGCTATTAGCGATGTCACAACCCAGTTAGCTGGACAACTTACCTGCTCTATAGTCATGCTGGGAGAACCACAGCACACTCAAAGTAAAATGTCAATACTAGAGATTTCCCACCCTACAGCTGCTATTTAA
- a CDS encoding type II toxin-antitoxin system VapC family toxin produces MELHHGKRICELMEKYADLPMDFADASLVVLAENLGHGRILSIDFRDFNAYRWKNQYPFENLMLGDG; encoded by the coding sequence TTGGAACTGCATCATGGTAAACGCATTTGTGAACTGATGGAAAAATATGCAGACTTACCAATGGATTTTGCTGATGCTTCTCTCGTAGTTTTGGCGGAAAACTTGGGACATGGACGAATTTTGTCGATAGATTTCCGCGATTTTAATGCTTACCGTTGGAAAAATCAGTATCCTTTTGAAAATTTGATGCTTGGGGATGGTTGA
- a CDS encoding HAS-barrel domain-containing protein — protein MRLPLPQFTTGDRHPNHIAEVIETTSTEFLSQCLEPEDLSFPPIPPFGSWVCAVDEESGNQIYAVLYHATTMPIDSVHRAVALGLSLQDLREEQPQIFAMLKTEFRAAIVGFRHSSHSLGTNQGIYQYLPPRPPQIHQAVYLCEPEAIIKFTEELDFLRTLLTITNAPVEALTAAAIRHVYQLRKTDRQWLIKAGRTLSVLLKDDYDRLRFILSQIHP, from the coding sequence ATGCGTCTACCTTTACCACAGTTTACCACAGGCGATCGCCACCCCAACCACATTGCGGAGGTGATCGAAACTACTTCTACCGAATTTCTCTCACAGTGTTTGGAACCAGAAGACTTAAGTTTTCCCCCCATCCCGCCGTTTGGTAGTTGGGTTTGTGCTGTGGATGAAGAGTCAGGCAATCAAATTTATGCTGTGTTGTATCACGCTACAACCATGCCCATAGATTCTGTACATCGGGCTGTAGCTTTGGGGTTGTCATTGCAGGATTTACGCGAGGAACAACCCCAAATTTTTGCCATGCTCAAAACTGAATTTCGAGCAGCGATTGTGGGGTTTCGGCATTCCTCCCACTCTTTAGGGACAAACCAAGGGATATATCAGTACTTACCACCTCGTCCTCCGCAAATTCACCAAGCTGTTTATCTCTGTGAACCAGAAGCCATCATTAAATTCACTGAGGAACTAGATTTTTTGCGGACATTACTGACTATAACTAATGCGCCAGTAGAAGCATTAACAGCAGCAGCTATTCGCCATGTTTACCAGTTACGCAAAACTGACCGACAATGGCTAATTAAAGCTGGACGGACTCTGAGCGTTTTATTAAAAGATGACTACGATCGCCTACGGTTTATTTTAAGTCAAATCCATCCATAG
- a CDS encoding ribbon-helix-helix domain-containing protein yields the protein MRINARLDEEDAHKLSYIQQQTHQTVTDAIRTAIDLYFQQLQQQKPLDLLTQNGFIGCGEAEPDLSLNYKSILQNGLKGKYGDC from the coding sequence ATGCGAATCAATGCCCGTTTAGATGAAGAAGATGCTCATAAACTAAGTTACATTCAACAACAGACTCATCAAACAGTAACCGATGCAATTAGGACTGCTATTGACTTGTACTTCCAGCAACTTCAGCAGCAAAAACCCCTAGATTTGCTCACACAAAATGGTTTTATTGGCTGTGGTGAAGCAGAACCTGATTTGTCTCTAAACTACAAGTCAATTTTGCAAAATGGCTTAAAAGGTAAATATGGTGATTGTTGA
- a CDS encoding UDP-glucose dehydrogenase family protein, with protein MRVCVIGTGYVGLVTGACLAHIGHDVICVDNNEEKVKLMKSGQSPIFEPGLSDIMQSAIKTEKIHFTTDIAAGVAHGEVLFIAVGTPPLPTGESDTRYVEAVARGIGENLNGGYKVIVNKSTVPIGSGDWVRMIVLDGIVERQKTLVPAGGVASGEKSPEDLAQFDVVSNPEFLREGSAVYDTFNPDRIVLGGNSPRAIALMKELYTPIVERQYAVDKSLPAVPVLATDLSSAEMIKYAANAFLATKISFINEVANICDRVGADVTQVAKGIGLDSRIGNKFLNAGIGWGGSCFPKDVSALIHTAEDYGYEAQIMKAAVSVNERQRLIALEKLQQVLKILKGKTVGLLGLTFKPDTDDMRDAPALNLIEQLNRLGAKVKAYDPIVSQTGLRHGLTGVLVETDAERLADGCDALVLVTEWQQFSSLDYTKMAKLMNHPVMIDGRNFLEPETMVRAGFQYVGVGR; from the coding sequence ATGCGTGTTTGCGTAATTGGTACTGGTTACGTTGGTTTGGTTACAGGTGCTTGTTTAGCTCATATCGGCCATGATGTCATTTGCGTCGATAATAATGAAGAAAAAGTTAAATTAATGAAGTCTGGACAGTCCCCGATTTTTGAGCCGGGACTCTCGGACATTATGCAGTCTGCGATTAAAACAGAAAAAATTCATTTTACTACAGATATAGCTGCCGGAGTTGCTCACGGGGAAGTTCTATTTATTGCTGTGGGAACACCACCTTTACCTACTGGCGAAAGTGATACCCGTTATGTGGAAGCTGTCGCTCGTGGTATCGGCGAAAATCTCAACGGTGGTTATAAGGTAATTGTCAATAAATCTACAGTCCCCATTGGTTCTGGCGACTGGGTACGGATGATTGTTTTAGATGGGATTGTGGAACGTCAGAAAACACTTGTCCCCGCAGGTGGAGTAGCGAGTGGTGAAAAATCACCTGAAGATTTAGCCCAATTTGATGTGGTCAGCAATCCAGAGTTTTTGCGGGAAGGTTCGGCGGTGTATGATACTTTTAACCCGGATCGTATCGTTTTAGGCGGCAATAGTCCTAGAGCGATCGCCTTAATGAAAGAACTGTATACGCCCATTGTGGAACGCCAGTATGCGGTTGATAAATCTTTACCAGCAGTGCCTGTATTAGCTACAGACCTCAGTTCCGCAGAAATGATCAAATATGCTGCTAATGCCTTTTTAGCCACTAAAATTAGCTTTATTAACGAAGTTGCGAATATTTGCGATCGCGTTGGTGCGGACGTAACCCAAGTAGCAAAAGGTATTGGTTTAGATTCCCGCATTGGTAACAAATTTTTAAACGCTGGTATTGGTTGGGGTGGTTCCTGCTTCCCCAAAGATGTCTCCGCACTGATTCACACAGCTGAAGACTATGGCTATGAAGCCCAGATAATGAAAGCTGCTGTGAGTGTCAACGAACGCCAACGTTTAATTGCTTTGGAAAAACTCCAGCAAGTTCTCAAAATTCTCAAAGGTAAAACTGTCGGACTTCTGGGTTTAACCTTCAAGCCAGATACAGATGATATGCGGGATGCGCCAGCACTCAACTTGATTGAGCAGCTAAACCGACTAGGAGCGAAAGTCAAAGCCTATGACCCCATTGTTTCCCAAACAGGTTTACGTCATGGTCTGACAGGCGTGTTAGTGGAAACAGACGCGGAAAGGCTAGCTGATGGTTGCGACGCTTTGGTATTAGTCACCGAATGGCAGCAGTTTAGCAGTCTAGATTACACTAAGATGGCAAAATTAATGAACCATCCGGTAATGATCGATGGTCGTAACTTCCTGGAACCTGAAACTATGGTTAGGGCTGGTTTCCAATATGTCGGTGTGGGACGATAG
- a CDS encoding NAD(P)H dehydrogenase subunit NdhS: protein MILPGSTVRVKNPADTYYRYEGLVQRVSDGKVAVLFEGGNWDKLITFRLSELELVELTAGRKGK, encoded by the coding sequence ATGATTCTGCCAGGATCAACAGTTCGCGTTAAGAATCCCGCCGACACCTATTATCGCTACGAAGGACTTGTACAACGTGTCAGTGATGGCAAAGTCGCTGTACTATTTGAAGGTGGCAACTGGGATAAATTAATTACCTTTCGCCTATCAGAATTAGAACTCGTAGAACTGACAGCCGGACGAAAAGGGAAATAG